Proteins encoded in a region of the Babesia bovis T2Bo chromosome 4 map unlocalized Chr4_2, whole genome shotgun sequence genome:
- a CDS encoding variant erythrocyte surface antigen-1 beta subunit, translated as MYANGLFGFDMEGSAAQCLDQLRVYVYHCFYQLYFLRKQCSTGVVEKTVLGWQSCRYGKGVSGTGTEKWICEAPGAGIGDEHTKQCGLPSAAGSKDSPLMSFLCDTLGPMRCQKTVGKSPDSETNTYPEIDAHMNKTVDSKGIEQPAHMQYPQLCSVPMGWQSEIKTSGDNHFKDLNNGTHKTEQLTGAGTATHYPAHCTGNTLSLLLEYYCDPEKCHGTLVVLLRLLACITPTVPRTLGDLFGFYYYIVNMADQSKGFVEGVSGKYDRGAGAYVVIKAITASVKDSIMGLGYEHSLKHSLSNWGGNGGSSTGGCKGDTLKCLTECDRGNGAKYLSPLSGQQYGQLSPLMAGTYLSWLVYLIENFEGGLRSLESAFKGISCKESECRTGGPGGAGAGCGESCKAGTHGNRDTCCCTSVVSCTGVLPVLYKYGFGYGNVTELHTNGGPKKCDAFLTTLNGVKDSSQFNKLVKEINQLIYTTRLPWIFVLTLAWLVAVLYLAFGALWPLDWTHMRSHCRGWFRKGSLSPWEILMVGKKKGRGILEFFGGK; from the exons atgtacgccaatgggctctttggctttgACATGGAGGGCTCTgccgcccagtgcctggaccaactgagggtatatgtataccactgcttctaccagctctatttcctgaggaagcagtgtAGTACGGGAGTGGTAGAGAAGACAGTGCTGGGCTGGcagagttgtaggtatggtaaggGTGTGAGTGGAACCGGTACTGAGAAGTGGATATGTGAGGCACCAG gtgcgGGAATTGGAGATGAACATACCAAACAGTGTGGACTACCGAGTGCTGCTGGTAGTAAAGACTCACCACTGATGTCGTTCCTGTGTGATACATTAGGACCAATGAGGTGCCAAAAAACAGTAGGAAAGAGCCCCGACAGTGAGACAAATACATATCCCGAAATTGATGCTCATATGAACAAGACAGTAGATTCTAAAGGGATAGAACAACCGGCACACATGCAATACCCTCAGTTATGCTCTGTTCCCATGGGCTGGCAGTCTGAAATTAAAACCAGTGGTGAtaaccacttcaaag atttGAACAATGGCACGCACAAGACAGAGCAACTTACAGgag CAGGCACTGCCACTCACTATcctgcccactgcactgggaatacactgTCGTtactcctggagtactactgtgaccccgaaaagtgccatggcaccctagtggtactactgagactactggcatgtattactcccacagtgccacggactctgggtgacctctttgggttctattactatatagtgaaCATGGCGGATCAATCAAAGGGCTTCGTTGAGGGTGTATCTGGTAAATATGACCGCGGAGCTGGTGCCTATGTTGTTATTAAGGCCATCACTGCTAGTGTGAAAGATTCTATCATGGGACTGGGTTATGAGCATTCACTCAAGCATTCACTGAGTAATTGGGGTGGTAATG gtggtagtagtactgGAGGATGCAAAGGCGACACCCTTAAGTGCCTAACAGAGTGTGATAGAGGTAATGGTGCCAAATACCTCTCTCCCCTtagtggccagcagtatggccagttgagtcccttgatggccgggacctacctgtcatggttggtctatttgatagagAATTTCGAGGGGGGATTACGAAGCCTAGAAAGCGCGTTTAAGGGGATTAGTTGTAAGGAATCAGAGTGCCGTACGGGTG gtccgGGAGGAGCTGGTGCTGGATGTGGAGAGTCGTGTAAAGCAGGAACACATGGAAATAGAGACACATGCTGCTGCAcctctgtcgtatcatgtaccggggtactaccggtgttgtacaagtatggctttgggtatggtaatgtaaCGGAGTTGCACACTAATGGAG GTCCGAAGAAATGCGATGCATTCCTAACGACGCTGAATGGCGTTAAAGATAGCTCCCAGTTCAACAAGCTCgttaaagaaatcaaccagctcatctacaccaccaggctcccctggatctttgttctgaccttagcctggctagtagcggtgctgtaccttgcatttggtgccctatggccactggactggacacatatgaggtcgcattgtaggggatggttcaggaagggtagtctgagtccatgggagatactgatggtgggcaagaagaagggaagggggatactagagttttttggtgggaAGTAA
- a CDS encoding variant erythrocyte surface antigen-1 beta subunit, translated as MAKTDSWKPHESLTQAPTNLKEAIDWVLRVTGKDGKKNEAAKPASTSNGPHCLCYLAKAVKDLLYDAKDPGSPGPSTDRYWDDLLLTEERTIVNPVLQDLGLVHSGSTSAASSTCAGGTEVIGTLIEQLALGLQKWVGWQDTGDDCCLKGTSGKSKGIGKACERSGAGVGATCCTSGGSGSHGCSKCGTSGGKKCYLSAYCKATSPPSSFPENYLWTSISSDSDKVHLLARIFLGSVCLIWSGLSQLGFLTGGSSRWKDSKLHDISAADQAGLGSFMAAMGYDLERLNQGSPPDKKGGFVQELLTDKSKGVSWLEFTKGADNKSVAEYYSSIYDKAKEALKKDNKTESICNDYPLLVLHILASGYFRAGSAGAKGVTPPGKPASGTPSATDTKKDTAPRKPRTIREILYWLSALPYSKGYRDLVGRMDGKMKDILPKDDQKKPLNEQKLTLESTEYNKSTELKRDCITHYLLAACGYCPLVLIGIQGTIATSGTESAPAVSVGPAAAAAAEKKKCPEHAKDRNKRCKLDEKDKTADTAAKTQPDPKLQRGEVCYGGYHLDVSLFGPLHGMYANGLFGFQMDGSPAQCLDQLRVYVYHCFYQLYFLRKQCSTGAIAAVGAGAAGKTVLGWKSCRYGSGVNSGRGVSISSPWLCKTEGSGAGKDCNCKKNASNESPLMAFLCDALGSMACKKTIGKSSDSETNPYPSIEDHMNKSVDSNGKEQDPHGYYPQLCPVPMGWSAETPSSSTSGGQVRVNHFKDLNTGSHKTQQLTGGTATHYPAHCTGNTLFHLLEYYCDPVKCHGTLVVLLRLLACITPTVPRTLGDLFGFYYYIVYIGGNSKGGQEGVHQKLKGLEGDVRLGMKGIGNNGDAVVEALTTWNNSGICSGGKEGHLKCLTECDTGSGAKYLSPLSGQQYGQLSPAMAGTYLSWLVYLIGEFKTGLEGLEEAFREISCKDDGCKNGAAGAGGCGPGCTSGTHGDPCPSGGTGGGNTGVCKCHSVVSCTGVLPVLYRYGFGYGNVTELHKGATGQYKKCHDFLTTLGNVERSTEFTKLTTSINQLIYTTRLPWIFVLTLAWLVAVLYLAFGAIWPLDWTHMRSHCRGWFRKGSLSPWEVLMVGKKKGRGILEYFGKT; from the exons ATGGCTAAAACGGACTCCTGGAAGCCTCATGAAAGCCTCACCcaggctcccaccaacctgaaggaggccattgactgggtcctgagggtaactggtaaggatggtaagaagaatgaGGCGGCGAAGCCGGCGAGCACTAGTAATGGCCCTC ACTGTCTGTGCTACttggccaaggcagtgaaggacctactgtatgacgccAAGGACCCAGGGTCCCCTGGTCCCAGTACTGacaggtactgggacgACCTGCTCCTAACAGAGGAACGTACTATTGTCAATCCAGTGCTCCAGGACCTGGGACTGGTCCATagtggcagcactagtgctgccagtAGTACTTGTGCCggtggcaccgaggtcatagGGACACTGATAGAACagttggcactgggactgcagaagtgggttgggtggcaggatACAGGAGATGAttgttgtcttaagggaaCAAGTGGAAAGAGTAAGGGTATAGGAAAGGCGTGTGAACGTAGTGGTGCTGGTGTTGGTGCCACGTGTTGTACCAGTGGTGGTAGCGGTAGTCATGGTTGTTCcaagtgtggtaccagtggtGGCAAGAAGTGCTACCTATCGGCCTATTGCAAAGCCACTAGTCCACCCAGCAGCTTTCCTGAAAACTACCTTTGGACCTCCATATCCAGTGACTCTGataaggtccacctcctggcccggattttcctagggtcagtatgtctcatctggagtggactcagtcaattggggttcctaacagGTGGAAGTAGTAGGTGGAAGGATAGTAAGCTGCATGATATCAGTGCTGCTGACCAGGCcggtctcggctcattcatggcggccatgggctatgacctggagaggttgaatcaggggAGTCCTCCag ATAAGAAGGGAGGGTTTGTTCAGGAATTGTTGACGGATAAGAGTAAGGGAGTATCATGGCTGGAATTCACTAAAGGCGCTGACAACA agagtgtagctgagtactacagtagTATCTATGACAAGGCGAAGGAAGCACTGAAGAAGGACAATAAaactgaatccatatgCAATGActaccccctattggtactccacatcctggccagtgggtacttcagggcaggcaGTGCCGGGGCGAAGGGAGTGACTCCGCCGGGGAAGCCGGCCAGTGGTACTCCCAGTGCAACTGATACCAAGAAAGACACTGCTCCCAGGAAACCCCGGaccatccgtgagatcctatactggctaagtgcattgccctatagtaaGGGGTACAGGGACCTGGTAGGGAGGATGGATGGCAAGATGAAGGATATATTGCCTAAGGATGATCAGAAAAAGCCACTAAATGAGCAGAAACTGACACTGGAAAGTACGGAATACAACAAGAGCACTGAACTCAAGAGGGACTgtattacccactacctactggccgcctgtggctactgcccactggtactcatcggtatccaggggaccatagctACCAGTGGCACTGAAAGTGCTCCTGCTGTGTCAg taggtccgGCAGCAGCAGCTGCTGCGGAGAAGAAGAAGTGTCCAGAACACGCTAAAGACCGCAATAAGAGGTGTAAACTTGACGAGAAAGACAAAACTGCAGATACAGCTGCCAAGACGCAGCCTGACCCGAAGCTCCAGAGAGGTGAagtctgctacggcgggtaccacctggatgTATCCCTgtttg gccccctccatgggatgtacgccaatgggctctttggcttccagatGGACGGCTCTcccgcccagtgcctggaccaactgagggtatatgtataccactgcttctaccagctctatttcctgaggaagcagtgtAGTACGGGCGCGATAGCGGCCGTAGGAGCAGGAGCAGCAGGAAAGACAGTGCTGGGCTGGAAaagttgtaggtatggtagtggagttAATTCTGGGCGAGGAGTGAGCATTTCGTCTCCTTGGTTATGTAAGACAGAGG GTAGTGGTGCTGGGAAGGATTGCAATTGCAAGAAAAATGCCAGTAATGAGTCACCACTTATGGCATTCCTGTGTGATGCGTTGGGTTCCATGGCATGCAAAAAGACAATAGGCAAGAGTTCCGATAGTGAGACGAATCCCTATCCATCTATCGAGGATCACATGAACAAATCGGTAGATTCTAATGGAAAAGAACAGGATCCACACGGATACTATCCTCAATTATGCCCTGTTCCCATGGGATGGAGCGCCGAGACTCCTAGCAGTAGCACTAGCGGTGGTCAAGTCAGAGTaaaccacttcaaag atttaaATACTGGAAGCCACAAGACACAGCAACTGACAGgag GCACTGCCACTCACTATcctgcccactgcactgggaatacactATTTCatctcctggagtactactgtgacccagtgaagtgccatggcaccctagtggtactactgagactactggcatgtattactcccacagtgccacggactctgggtgacctctttgggttctattactatatagtctacattggGGGAAACAGTAAAGGTGGACAAGAGGGAGTGCATCAGAAGTTGAAAGGATTAGAGGGGGATGTCAGACTGGGGATGAAAGGTATCGGTAACAATGGTGATGCAGTGGTCGAGGCACTAACCACGTGGAATAACAGCGGAATCTGCAGTGGCGGCAAGGAAGGTCACCTTAAGTGCCTAACAGAGTGTGATACAGGTAGTGGTGCCAAATACCTCTCTCCTCtgagtggccagcagtatggccagttgagtccagcgatggccgggacctacctgtcatggttggtctatttgataggggAGTTCAAGACAGGACTAGAGGGGTTGGAAGAGGCGTTTAGGGAGATTAGTTGTAAGGATGATGGGTGTAAAAATG gtgcgGCAGGAGCTGGTGGATGTGGACCTGGATGCACCAGTGGAACCCATGGTGATCCATGTCCATCTGGTGgcactggtggtggtaataCCGGAGTATGTAAATGTCACTCagtcgtatcatgtaccggggtactgccggtATTGTACaggtatggctttgggtatggcAATGTAACGGAGTTGCACAAAG gtgcTACTGGACAGTACAAGAAGTGTCACGACTTCTTAACCACACTGGGTAACGTAGAAAGAAGCACCGAGTTCACAAAACTCACCACCTCCAtcaaccagctcatctacaccactaggctcccctggatctttgtgctGACCCtggcctggctagtagcggtgctctaccttgcctttggagccatatggccactggactggacacatatgaggtcgcattgtaggggatggttcaggaagggcagtctgagtccatgggaggtactgatggtgggcaagaagaagggaagggggatactagagtattttggtaagacatag
- a CDS encoding variant erythrocyte surface antigen-1 alpha subunit, translated as MAVKSTFTPKASLTEAPTNLKEAIDWVLRVTGKDGKALNKDKGECICGLAAAVTDLLQSVQLEYNGYQGESNGTDPKKGPPKGNVTERLNELFSLVQGLGGTAVVRTYIDQLAQVLSALVGWSKIETCWTRSGECKVGGKGNQHGTKPECTYLQDVKPDNKCDSCGCMKWNVPEADDNKNGHHLGRRCKRGNGYTCGAENFGRDYNALEGYRSAYPSSAINIRKSFLKSDKIENPPSWNNLKCSPTGSTINSTTITQRRHQCARILLGSVCLIWSGITYMYWTGKYADSSPRWNNHILDGSGLDDGTLSQWLQALGFPREMLNNSGPQNRLDKVIWDGIMDKLYLGFPETGKWSADSVHGYDNEDNTFRNPAGMNYAGYIHTVDRGAFCSNATVFKNGEGSSTSEENINKCGALYKLYILSCAYFTGLQNKAPPKAENTTPKTIREILYWLSALPYSQAYKKILEHSKEVLKKVAPDKDGTQTLSFLQTGRWHPITVHEFNLFAHFQAVTQYCPLVLIGIQGGIHSTDNTKEPAIHSLYANSHFSFTYPEVPIQAYNQVVHYIRALFYQLYFLRKQCAVKVTYGGKWRECRYGDGVVSKGVISWMCLGCDPMEHDRKKRVGKVNGELGKVVAQGKDSVPGALKTLLEKIGEVVVQLGNAQEALEGKKPEAILGVKAALDSAKGKLEGVNSGLAGKLGEAKTKLGELTNGGGNGILGELAGDRGLEKATKINRKGIVEYDPGKNKISEAINKVREVLKLMKEGVEKQKTEDRKDIVDETKFVVGEISGLSLTDNKIESVLKQVISHEYITLLNAINNLLSICNSPKCHSCDQHSTKCGQPSNPTVCPACLQPTTTGVPSPLQAFLEDRLPGFSCDVVRNDGKDDPTYPPAASHLGHCNGSGQCCPLPMGFRNKFQEGITHTGQRLYGILYFFSNENMMQSCVYTLVRVTAALSATTPQVLGDVFGFFRGGIGNPLKGKNKKDKEVPCGHQGDPSKKGEDQYFCGWCASGLRDEVQKIEWVFNGTEAGGHYMDKVGTALIDIKGSDSTATTTAYSSTDTANTSLSRLTKNCQYLSPLTGELYTAVSATFGNTYLSWVLYLSDALHSGLESLSEAFQQIECRGCKGQCDPNKCKKGSHGARSDGQCGCQSIVSCTGVLPVLYRHGFSYGNPFNLEGYQQKDGNKNEDGQFDITKASSTRKCHEFLDSLSAVIDKNKQEGASQQQDQEQHPLTNLLSQVGKLQYDIRLPWIFVLTLAWLVAVLCLAFGAIWPLDWTHMRSHWLRGGEHQWQCMWYKVMTGRKGMELVEYFGKT; from the exons atggccgTGAAAAGCACcttcacgccgaaggcgtcccTGACTGAGGCAcctaccaacctgaaggaggccattgactgggtcctcagggtaactggtaaggatggtaaagCACTGAACAAGGACAAGGGAG aatgtatatgtggcctggcggcggcagtgactgacctactgcagtcagtacaactggagtacaatg gctatcaaggtgagTCTAATGGCACTGATCCAAAGAAAGGCCCCCCAAAGGGGAATGTCACAGAGCGCCTCAATGAGCTattctccctagtccagggactaggtggtactgcagtggtccggacctatatagaccagctggcacaggtactcagtgcactcgttgggtggagtaagatagagaCGTGTTGGACCAGAAGTGGCGAGTGCAAGGTCGGTGGTAAAGGGAATCAACATGGCACTAAACCGGAGTGCACGTATCTACAGGATGTAAAGCCGGACAACAAGTGTGACTcttgtgggtgtatgaaatggaatgtGCCCGAGGCGGATGATAACAAGAATGGACACCACCTAGGAAGGAGGTGTAAGAGAGGTAATGGCTATACGTGCGGCGCAGAAAACTTTGGTCGTGATTACAATGCTCTAGAAGGATATAGGTCAGCGTACCCTAGTAGTGCTATCAACATAAGAAAGTCATTTCTTAAATCCGATAAGATAGAAAATCCGCCATCGTGGAACAATCTAAAATGCTCACCAACTGGTAGTACTATCAATAGTACTACTATTACTCAACGCCGTCACCAATGTGCTCGTATACtactagggtcagtatgtctcatttggagcggcattacttatatgtattggacaggAAAGTATGCCGATAGTAGTCCCCGatggaacaatcacattttggacggtagtggtctagatgatggtaccctgtcccaatggctacaggccctagggtttcctagggaaATGCTTAATAACAGCGGACCACAGAATAGACTTGATaaggtcatatgggatgggaTTATGgataagttatatttgggattcccggaAACTGGTAAGTGGAGTGCCGATAGTGTCCATGGCTATGACAACGAAGATAACACCTTTAGGAAtccagctggtatgaactatgctggatatatacataccgtagacaggggtgcattttgcagcaacGCTACTGTCTTCAAGAATGGTGAAGGCTCTAGTACTAGTGAAGAAAACATCAACAAATGTGGTGCCTTGTACAAGCTCTATAtcctatcatgtgcctactttacCGGGTTACAGAACAAAGCTCCGCCGAAGGCGGAAAATACAACccccaagaccatccgtgagatcctctactggctcagtgcattgccctatagtcaggctTATAAGAAGATACTAGAGCATTCCAAGGaagtattgaagaaggtagcaCCAGATAAGGATGGTACTCAAACGCTCTCATTCCTTCAAACAGGCCGTTGGCATCCTATTACAGTtcatgaattcaacctgtttgcccacttccaagcagtgactcagtactgcccactggtgctcataggtatccagggtggtaTACACAGCACTGACAACACTAAAGAacctgccattcactcccTCTATGCCAACTCTCACTTCTCCTTCACCTACCCAGAAGTacccatccaagcatacaaccaggtggtccactacattagggctctattctaccaactctatttccttaggaagcaatgtgcagtcAAGGTCACTTACGGAGGGAAATGGCGggagtgtaggtatggggATGGAGTAGTCTCCAAGGGGGTaatcagctggatgtgcctggggtgtgaccccatggaacatgataggaaaaagAGGGTAGGGAAGGTAAATGGGGAGTTGGGAAAAGTGGTGGCCCAGGGGAAAGACAGTGTTCCAGGGGCActaaaaacattattggagaagattggtgaagtaGTGGTCCAactgggtaatgcccaggaggcattggaagggaagaagcCAGAGGCTATACTGGGGGTGAAGGCGGCACTAGATAGTGCCAAGGGAAAACTAGAGGGGGTTAATAGTGGGCTGGCTGGGAAACTAGGGGAGGCTAAGACGAAACTAGGGGAGCTGAcgaatggtggtggtaatgGAATACTAGGGGAGTTAGCTGGGGATCGTGGACTAGAGAAGGCAACGAAGATTAATAGGAAAGGAATAGTTGAGTATGATCCCGGTAAGAACAAGATAAGTGAGGCTATCAATAAGGTACGAGAGGTACTGAAGCTAATGAAGGAGGGAGTGGAGAAGCAGAAAACGGAAGATAGAAAGGATATAGTAGATGAAACCAAATTTGTCGTAGGCGAAATTTCGGGGCTCAGTTTGACGGATAACAAAATAGAAAGCGTCCTTAAACAAGTGATATCCCATGAGTATATCACACTACTCAATGCCATCAACAATCTCCTTTCCATCTgcaactctcccaagtgccaCTCATGTGACCAACACTCTACGAAGTGCGGCCAACCATCAAATCCCACTGTCTGTCCAGCATGTCTCcaacccactaccaccGGTGTTCCCTCTCCtctccaggcattcctagAGGACAGGTTACCGGGCTTTAGTTGTGACGTAGTACGAAACGATGGCAAAGATGATCCAACATACCCTcctgctgcatcccacctaggACACTGCAATGGCTCaggccagtgctgccccTTGCCAATGGGCTTCAGAAACAAGTTCCAGGAAGGAATCACCCATACCGGtcaacgcctttatggtatcctctacttctttagtaacgagaacatgatgcagtcttgtgtttatacactagtgagggtcacagcagctctcagtgctacgacaccacaggtattgggtgacgtctttgggttctttaggggtggtataGGAAATCCACTAAAGGGAAAGAACAAGAAGGACAAGGAAGTGCCGTGTGGGCACCAAGGCGATCCGTCAAAGAAAGGAGAAGATCaatacttttgcggctggtgtgcctctgggttacgggatgaaGTACAAAAGATAGAGTGGGTATTCAATGGGACGGAGGCAGGAGGGCATTACATGGACAAAGTCGGCACAGCACTAATAGATATTAAGGGCAGTGAcagcactgctactacCACTGCATATTCCAGCACTGATACTGCCAATACCTCCCTCTCACGACTCACtaagaactgccagtacctctcccccctaacaggtgaactctataccgcagtgagtgccaccttcggtaacacatacctctcatgggtactgtacctatcagatgcgcttcattcaggactagagtcactcTCTGAGgcattccaacagattgaatgccgtggctgtaagggacagtgtgaccccaataagtgcaagaagggaagtCATGGAGCAAGAAGTGAtggacagtgtggatgccaatcaatcgtatcatgtaccggggtactaccggtattgtataggcatggcttcagctatggtaacccattcaacctggaggggtaccaaCAGAAGGATGGAAACAAGAATGAGGATGGGCAGTTCGACATCACAAAGGCAAGCAGTACTAGAAAGTGTCACGAATTCTTGGACAGTCTCAGTGCAGTGATTGACAAGAACAAGCAGGAAGGCGCCTCTCAGCAGCAGGACCAGGAACAACatcccctcaccaatctcctctcccaggtcggcaagctccaatacgacatacggctcccctggatctttgtcctcacgttagcctggctagtagcggtactctgccttgcctttggtgccatatggccactggactggacacatatgaggtcgcattggttacggggtggagaacaccagtggcaatgtatgtggtataaggtaatgacggggaggaagggaatggaattggtggagtattttggtaagacatag
- a CDS encoding variant erythrocyte surface antigen-1 alpha subunit, with protein sequence MGSTQPLAPIDRNSVIIDSMAPIEGNSVIIVMGLQDGVTEMLLYCPKKCHEFLTTLGNVEKSTEFQKLTNSINQLIYTTRLPWIFVLTLAWLVAVLYLAFGAIWPLDWTHMRSHWLRGGEHQWQCMWYKMMTGRKGVDLMEYFGKN encoded by the exons ATGGGTTCCACCCAGCCTTTGGCACCAATTGACAGgaacagtgttattatagacagtatggcaccaattgaaggaaacagtgttattatagtTATGGGTCTCCAGGACGGTGTAACGGAGATGTTGTTATACT GTCCGAAGAAGTGCCACGAGTTCCTAACGACACTGGGTAACGTAGAAAAAAGCACCGAGTTCCAAAAACTCACCAACTCCATCAACcaactcatctacaccaccaggctcccctggatatttgttctcacgctagcctggctagtggcggtactctaccttgcctttggagccatatggccactggactggacacatatgaggtcgcattggttacggggtggagagcaccagtggcaatgtatgtggtataagatgatgacggggaggaAGGGAGTGGATCtgatggagtattttgggAAGAATTAG
- a CDS encoding putative integral membrane protein, producing MRYALCSVTAIMEETYYEEPTVKLLGTTASRGTVIYASIGVGIALIILAVVLAIVCKNGQHDSSKDNIKWVVIGILFLIVIPVLLLLILGGQLNLHLKRGRAILYSQYPYESYISKILDGRLDINDVLLFIGYALICIGIVSVIGVSIYVLVEEKSQVTKIAVFVSIVLGFLLIGIIMYTANPTLFKSFINGVFHKTAKKVAETESDSSCTSTK from the coding sequence ATGCGATATGCACTATGTTCGGTCACGGCTATAATGGAGGAGACTTATTATGAAGAACCAACAGTTAAGCTGCTTGGCACAACTGCTTCCAGAGGAACGGTCATATATGCCAGCATAGGGGTAGGGATCGCTTTAATCATATTAGCGGTTGTATTGGCTATAGTATGTAAGAATGGACAACATGATAGCTCTAAagataatataaaatggGTCGTCATTGGTATTTTGTTCTTAATAGTGATCCCAGTATTACTTTTACTTATCCTAGGCGGACAGCTGAACTTGCATCTTAAGCGGGGCAGAGCCATCCTATACTCTCAGTATCCTTACGAATCATATATAAGCAAAATTTTGGATGGAAGATTAGATATAAACGACGTACTATTGTTCATTGGATATGCGCTTATATGCATCGGAATCGTATCGGTAATAGGTGTGTCCATCTATGTTTTGGTAGAGGAAAAGAGTCAAGTAACAAAAATTGCAGTTTTCGTCAGTATCGTTCTTGGATTTTTACTTATAGGAATAATTATGTACACAGCGAATCCTACACTTTTTAAGAGTTTCATAAATGGTGTATTTCACAAAACTGCTAAAAAAGTTGCTGAAACTGAATCGGATAGTAGTTGCACATCTACGAAGTAA
- a CDS encoding putative integral membrane protein: MHFILQCELHCVIMRPIGLQLGSCYSAVLAIMNNSWSLLVFVLFLTYCDVNSIIIGVNVGNSLRQQHTSSICYCPVAFTASIRRDVNAKHASYDLRSIRINV; encoded by the coding sequence ATGCACTTTATATTGCAATGTGAATTACATTGTGTTATAATGCGGCCTATTGGCCTGCAACTGGGTTCGTGTTATTCAGCTGTGTTAGCTATAATGAACAATTCATGGAGCCTTCTTGTATTTGTGTTGTTTCTAACGTACTGCGATGTTAATTCCATTATTATAGGTGTTAATGTTGGAAACAGTCTCCGACAACAACACACATCTTCTATATGTTATTGTCCTGTTGCTTTCACAGCCTCGATTCGTCGAGATGTGAATGCAAAACATGCGTCATATGATCTGCGTTCAATTCGGATCAATGTTTAG
- a CDS encoding putative integral membrane protein has protein sequence MAATTFVSCRGCNRFGVISKMIVSALALFYVASAIVYCGKIDDDDDIPRTVTLTPTAHSCPFGTLPVSKNAKRGNDKCAENKEQHLSNKRCPGKVCACGKSDIAQAEGSGLEKSASFMEVEDPIVIISDSVDEEATESNEGARPTAGKCIPREIESPDVRYERLV, from the exons ATGGCAGCTACAACTTTCGTTTCTTGCCGTGGGTGCAACAGGTTCGGTGTCATCTCCAAGATGATCGTTAGTGCATTAGCCCTTTTTTATGTTGCATCTGCTATCGTATATTGTGGTAAGATCGACGACGACGACGACATACCTCGCACTGTTACTCTGACTCCCACTGCCCATTCTTGCCCTTTTGGAACTCTGCCTGTTTCCAAGAATGCTAAGCGTGGAAATGACAAGTGTGCTGAGAACAAAGAGCAACATCTATCAAATAAAC GTTGCCCCGGAAAAGTATGTGCATGCGGGAAGTCCGATATTGCACAAGCCGAAGGATCTGGTCTTGAAAAAAGTGCTTCCTTTATGGAGGTCGAGGATCCTATAGTGATCATTTCAGACTCTGTGGATGAGGAAGCCACTGAAAGCAATGAGGGCGCTAGGCCTACTGCCGGCAAGTGTATTCCTAGGGAGATTGAGTCTCCAGACGTGCGCTACGAAAGGCTTGTTTAG